The following coding sequences are from one Lasioglossum baleicum chromosome 18, iyLasBale1, whole genome shotgun sequence window:
- the LOC143217979 gene encoding sodium channel protein 60E isoform X1 encodes MIPSQGGGREGCSPGDGSEDNGFANRPRVAGLYASRLSREEQLVHRGARLSRDVGSQRSLNLPAAPVPEEFELSDRQRIGLSRTPQPTRRGEHAGARYELSRRGDGPQRGRDQWSEPQPWDAETPTSSGRKASASILISPASETGTAQDGDKASPPGFAGLSPPEYPGNETDGCETPSPIFASYPLASYAEETRRRFANHDEARPTEGRGVAADARRAPPSRDSTDPDAVVERGETARARDVVRLRPPLTAVAGTSADSGTGDSGSAEIQVDPLGTPRANVNGDVPDPGRESGNDNGSRSVKTPTGGKQTVKLFTKESLDRLENRTVQLVRDYGFQPKRRMSVEDGAVLPNKYEPFPTDLYGRPLEEIDNFIYDETFCVVSKRFRKNYIHRFTATNSWFIFSPWNPIRRYCIFLSTNQYFDYMVMATIILNCAFLAMTETIEEAEYIFLAIYTAEMVIKSIAKGFALNKYTYLRNPWNWLDFVVITSGYATIGMEVGNLAGLRTFRVLRALKTVSIMPGLKTIINALLHSFKQLAEVMTLTIFCLMVFALFALQVYMGELRNKCVKTFELNNTQIDWNEWTWNSSNWAFDEDEEPIICGNATGARHCNESYICLCVGPNPNHGYTNFDNFLWSMLTTFQLITLDYWEDVYNKVLSACGPISVSFFTVVVFFGSFYLINLMLAVVALSYEEEAEITNEERRKDLTDHREDSTFSFDPTKINVKTLAKEKQKKLDARKGVILSSYTRKKTRRRRRGRSNAGTGAAGQEKTGSVASSRSVTPSPSPSPRHSTVRPSHLLLQNVSPRTTENSTVHRLAPNRGMLHSRQASNNSNQQSSLDDSGVVDDHDADDVTSVEEHDKRDHRERADWQEKGASNSNANVNAEHEHSRTRGRNDNDTEADVESEREKPLPTRSGYLRAATNVPGGPGTTREIRVFKCNGVKTKKQMYTLPPEYLSHIVILDDLPDRNCEKCIQCCIDYEGWLRFQNCLYKVVRDPLFELTITLCIVLNTGFLAMEHHGMSESIRQALNIGNKVFTSIFTFECLLKLLALSKDFFANGWNNFDLIIVSASLIDLTFELVDGLSVIRGLRLLRVLKLAQSWTTMKVLLSIIISTIGALGNLTLVLVIVIYIFAVIGMQLFSKDYTLDKFYPDPVPRWNFNDFFHSFMMIFRILCGEWIEPLWDCMRAEQEEGPGTCFVIFLPALVMGNFMVLNLFLAMLLNSFNSEELKQKKEEVGDHSKLARSFDRLRSIIRKKKCSRMGQGKGKSKDPRLEKIVRQVMDRSDSETKYAIQETVLSLPKDNVYNRSYQESLNQPVFTYDPMYNQQENKNEWEEPDECKDDESQCEEVENQEKQPETKEANTEESRDEDQTKYSVSKAPEERTAMLRQEETFPKREERGPKRPWHALVSYVDELTVGGRRDSKGKYIDGLGSFPGFGRHNRRKEPQDCFPKQCYQKCSCIDRCVATAIGKKWIRLRTVVLSVVDTPAFEWMILVFIFASSITLCFEDIYLDDNPFLKKILYWTNLGFCALFSIEMLLKWLALGFCKYFTSFWTILDFIIVFVSTFSLLIEENENLKVLRSLRTLRALRPLRAISRWQGMRIVVNALMYAIPSIFNVLLVCLVFWLIFSIMGVQFFGGKFFKCIDEYGELLDVSIVNTKDDCLRKNYSWENSKITFDHVGIAYLALFQVATFEGWMEVMQDAVDARGVDLQPQREANIYAYFYFVIFIVCGSFFTLNLFIGVIIDNFNMLKKKYEGGVLEMFLTESQKHYYTAMKKLGRKKPQKVIKRPMNQILAMFYDLSNSRRFEIAIFILIFLNMLTMGIEHYDQPHPIFFVLEVSNAFFTTVFGLEAIVKIIGLRYHYFTVPWNLFDFLLVLASILGILMEDIMVDFPVSPTLLRVVRVFRIGRILRLIKAAKGIRKLLFALVVSLPALFNIGALLALITFIYAIIGMSVFGHVRKQGALDDMVNFETFGRSMQLLFRLMTSAGWNDVLESLMVQPPECDPTPTSRQLNGNCGYPLLAITYFTSFIIISYMIVINMYIAIILENFNQAHQEEEIGIVEDDLEMFYIRWSKYDPHATQFINFSQLSDFIASLDPPLGISKPNMVALVSFNLPIAKGNKIHCLDILHSLVKHVLGHVEESEDFRKLQEQMDIKFKKQFPTRKELEIVSSTRMWKRQDKAARLIQRTIREFIAAKKERERMAQEVDSQTQTSSPGVGNEGRGGGGWSGKVSAFLHVHRGSRASSRKSSRASDASDLSELGTASAWIFPNLPLLLLSGATGTHEDLPPPALTVSRPSPTTEQQSFAGASVASPTSSDLQTRQNATSMHMYASLTDEILALLENQSPPRMRRSIGGPTLGRQDAVESYPDEEVPSLPVKRRSLPPSATTLSLNTLHRDIKEAFSRRCGSLRKKHQPAPEPVPLPIESTDVSILVTEPSPENSVPPTRPALLRRQSAATVVHVLVHRESEEYRDTQPDDTTS; translated from the exons ATGATACCTTCGCAAGGAGGCGGCCGCGAGGGATGCTCTCCGGGCGACGGCTCCGAGGACAATGGCTTCGCTAATCGGCCTCGAGTGGCGGGCCTGTACGCGAGCCGCCTCTCCAGAGAAGAGCAGCTCGTTCACAGGGGCGCTCGATTGTCCCGCGACGTCGGCAGCCAGCGGAGCTTGAACCTGCCGGCGGCACCCGTTCCCGAAGAGTTCGAGTTATCCGACCGACAGCGGATCGGCCTCTCACGAACGCCCCAACCGACGAGGAGGGGCGAGCATGCTGGGGCCAGGTACGAGCTCTCCAGGCGGGGGGACGGGCCCCAGCGAGGTAGGGACCAGTGGAGCGAGCCGCAACCGTGGGACGCCGAAACGCCGACGTCAAGCGGTAGGAAGGCGTCCGCCTCGATCCTCATCTCGCCGGCCAGCGAGACCGGCACCGCTCAAGATGGCGATAAGGCCTCGCCGCCGGGGTTTGCGGGCCTCAGTCCCCCCGAGTACCCGGGTAACGAGACCGACGGTTGCGAGACACCCTCTCCCATCTTCGCCAGTTACCCGTTGGCTTCCTACGCCGAGGAGACTCGCCGTAGATTCGCTAATCACGACGAGGCCCGACCAACCGAAGGGAGGGGAGTGGCGGCCGACGCTAGACGCGCTCCCCCCTCCAGGGACTCGACGGACCCCGACGCAGTCGTCGAGAGGGGGGAGACCGCCAGGGCCAGGGACGTTGTGAGACTTAGACCCCCACTGACCGCTGTGGCGGGTACTTCGGCCGATTCCGGCACAGGTGACTCGGGTAGCGCCGAGATTCAAGTCGACCCGCTTGGAACGCCACGTGCTAACGTTAACGGGGACGTACCCGACCCCGGCAGAGAATCTGGGAACGACAATGGCAGCAGAAGCGTCAAAACACCGACCGGGGGGAAGCAGACTGTCAAGTTGTTCACCAAGGAGAGTCTGGACAGGCTGGAGAACAGGACTGTGCAGCTTGTAAGGGACTACGGGTTTCAACCGAAGAGGCGGATGTCCGTTGAAGACGGCGCGGTGCTTCCAAACAAATACGAACCGTTCCCCACCGACCTCTACGGCAGGCCGCTCGAGGAGATCGACAACTTTATATATGACGAG ACGTTTTGCGTGGTCTCGAAGAGATTTCGTAAGAACTACATCCATAGGTTCACAGCGACGAACAGTTGGTTCATATTCTCACCGTGGAATCCTATAAGACGGTATTGTATCTTCCTAAGTACGAATCAGTACTTCGATTACATGGTCATGGCTACGATAATATTAAATTGTGCCTTCCTCGCCATGACGGAAACCATCGAGGAAGCAGA ATATATATTCCTAGCTATATACACAGCCGAAATGGTGATCAAATCGATAGCAAAGGGATTTGCGCTGAATAAGTACACGTACCTGCGGAATCCGTGGAACTGGCTGGATTTCGTGGTGATCACCAGCGGGTACGCCACCATAGGCATGGAGGTGGGCAACCTGGCTGGCTTGAGGACATTTAGGGTGCTCAGAGCGCTGAAGACCGTATCAATTATGCCTG GTTTAAAAACCATCATCAACGCGTTACTACATAGTTTTAAGCAGCTAGCCGAGGTCATGACGCTCACTATCTTTTGCCTGATGGTTTTTGCGTTGTTCGCACTACAAGTTTATATGGGGGAGCTTCGGAACAAATGCGTAAAGACTTTTGAGTTGAATAACACGCAGATCGACTGGAACGA GTGGACTTGGAACTCATCCAACTGGGCATTCGACGAGGACGAGGAGCCGATAATTTGCGGCAACGCGACCGGCGCCAG ACATTGCAACGAGAGCTACATCTGCCTTTGCGTTGGCCCGAATCCAAACCACGGCTACACGAACTTCGATAATTTCCTATGGTCCATGCTCACCACGTTCCAGCTAATTACTCTGGATTACTGGGAAGACGTCTACAATAAG GTATTGTCGGCGTGCGGACCTATCAGCGTCTCGTTCTTCACGGTGGTCGTGTTTTTCGGCTCGTTTTACTTAATTAACTTGATGCTCGCTGTTGTCGCGCTGAGTTATGAAGAGGAAGCTGAAATTACAAACGAG GAACGAAGGAAAGATTTAACCGACCATCGCGAGGACTCGACGTTTAGTTTCGACCCGACAAAGATCAACGTGAAGACGCTTGCCAAGGAGAAACAGAAAAAGTTGGATGCTAGGAAAGGTGTTATTCTAAGTAGCTACACACGCAAGAAGACACGTAGAAGAAGACGCGGAAGAAGCAACGCTGGGACTGGCGCAGCCGGACAGGAGAAGACTGGTTCTGTAGCGAGCAG CAGGTCGGTAACGCCAAGCCCGAGTCCAAGTCCGAGGCATTCGACTGTTCGACCGTCCCACTTGCTCCTGCAGAATGTAAGCCCGCGAACAACGGAGAACAGCACGGTCCACAGGCTGGCTCCCAATCGGGGGATGCTACACTCGAGGCAGGCGAGCAACAACAGCAACCAACAGTCGTCGTTGGACGACTCGGGGGTGGTCGATGACCACGACGCTGACGACGTCACCTCGGTGGAAGAGCATGACAAGCGTGATCACAGGGAGAGGGCTGACTGGCAGGAGAAGGGAGCCAGCAACAGTAACGCCAATGTGAATGCCGAGCACGAACATAGCCGGACTAGAGGAAGGAACGACAACGATACAGAGGCTGACGTCGAAAGCGAACGAGAAAAACCACTGCCGACGCGTTCCGGATACCTACGAGCTGCCACGAACGTTCCCGGTGGTCCCGGGACCACGCGAGAGATCAGGGTGTTCAAGTGCAACGGCGTCAAAACGAAGAAACAAATGTACACCCTGCCGCCCGAGTATCTGtcgcatattgttatattag ATGATCTTCCAGATCGTAATTGCGAGAAATGTATACAGTGTTGCATCGATTACGAGGGCTGGTTGCGGTTTCAGAACTGCCTATACAAG GTAGTGAGAGACCCACTGTTTGAGCTGACGATCACACTATGCATCGTGCTGAACACCGGTTTCCTGGCGATGGAGCACCATGGGATGAGCGAGTCGATCCGGCAGGCTCTAAACATCGGTAATAAAGTGTTCACCAGTATCTTCACCTTCGAATGCTTGCTGAAGCTGTTGGCGCTGAGCAAAGACTTCTTCGCCAATGGGTGGAACAATTTCGACTTGATAATAGTGTCAGCGTCTCTGATAGATCTGACGTTTGAGCTGGTAGACGGCCTGTCCGTGATACGAGGACTAAGGCTACTGCGAGTGTTAAAGCTGGCGCAGTCCTGGACGACGATGAAGGTTCTCCTGAGCATAATCATCTCGACGATCGGCGCCCTCGGTAATCTGACTCTGGTCCTGGTGATCGTGATATACATATTCGCTGTGATCGGCATGCAATTGTTCAGCAAGGATTACACGTTGGACAAGTTCTACCCTGATCCGGTGCCCCGATGGAACTTCAACGATTTCTTTCACTCGTTCATGATGATCTTCCGCATACTGTGCGGCGAATGGATCGAGCCACTATGGGACTGTATGCGGGCGGAACAGGAGGAGGGGCCGGGCACCTGTTTCGTCATCTTCCTACCTGCGTTGGTCATGGGTAATTTCATGGTGCTCAACCTCTTCTTGGCGATGTTGCTCAACAGCTTCAACTCGGAGGAGCTGAAACAGAAGAAGGAGGAGGTCGGCGATCACTCTAAACTCGCCAGATCGTTCGACCGTCTGCGTTCGATCATCAGAAAGAAGAAGTGCTCGAGGATGGGTCAAGGGAAGGGCAAGAGCAAGGACCCTAGGCTGGAGAAGATAGTGCGCCAGGTGATGGACAGATCGGACAGCGAAACGAAATACGCCATTCAGGAGACTGTGCTCAGCCTGCCGAAGGACAACGTGTACAACAGATCCTACCAGGAGAGCTTGAACCAGCCGGTATTCACGTATGATCCTATGTACAATCAGCAGGAGAACAAGAATGAGTGGGAGGAGCCGGATGAATGCAAGGACGACGAGTCGCAATGCGAGGAAGTCGAGAATCAAGAGAAACAGCCAgaaacgaaggaggcaaacacGGAGGAGAGCAGAGACGAGGATCAGACGAAGTACTCGGTTAGCAAAGCGCCGGAAGAGAGGACGGCCATGTTGCGTCAGGAGGAGACATTCCCGAAGCGGGAGGAGCGGGGACCAAAACGACCTTGGCACGCGTTGGTCAGCTATGTGGACGAGCTGACGGTCGGTGGGAGGAGGGACAGCAAAGGAAAATATATAGACGGTTTGGGTTCCTTCCCCGGATTCGGCAGGCATAACCGCAGAAAGGAGCCCCAGGACTGCTTCCCCAAGCAGTGCTATCAGAA ATGCAGCTGCATCGATCGATGCGTTGCGACCGCCATCGGGAAAAAGTGGATCCGCCTACGCACCGTGGTGCTCTCGGTGGTTGACACACCGGCGTTCGAATGGATGATCTTAGTTTTCATTTTCGCATCTTCCATAACGCTCTGTTTCGAAGACATTTACTTAGATGACAATCCTTTTTTGAAGAAAATACTCTATTGGACCAATCTTGGCTTCTGTGCCCTTTTCAGTATCGAGATGCTACTCAAGTGGCTGGCCCTTGGCTTCTGCAAGTACTTCACCAGCTTCTGGACGATCCTGGACTTTATAATCGTCTTC GTGTCGACCTTTAGTCTATTGATAGAGGAGAATGAGAACTTAAAAGTGTTAAGGTCGCTGAGGACTCTGCGCGCTCTGAGGCCGCTGCGTGCGATCTCCCGATGGCAAGGCATGAGG ATCGTAGTGAACGCGTTGATGTATGCGATACCCAGTATATTCAACGTGCTCCTCGTCTGTCTCGTGTTCTGGCTGATATTTTCTATAATGGGTGTACAATTTTTCGGCGGGAAGTTTTTCAAGTGCATCGATGAATACGGCGAGTTGTTGGACGTGTCG ATCGTAAACACGAAAGACGATTGCTTGAGGAAAAATTACTCCTGGGAGAACAGTAAGATCACTTTCGATCACGTTGGGATAGCTTACCTGGCCCTTTTCCAAGTGGCCACTTTCGAGGGCTGGATGGAGGTGATGCAGGACGCGGTGGACGCCAGAGGCGTCGACCTACAGCCCCAGAGAGAAGCGAACATTTATGCGTATTTCTACTTTGTGATATTCATTGTCTGCGGCTCGTTTTTTACACTGAACCTCTTTATCGGAGTAATTATAGACAACTTTAATATGTTGAAGAAAAAG TACGAAGGTGGAGTGTTAGAAATGTTTTTGACCGAAAGTCAAAAGCACTACTACACTGCCATGAAAAAGCTCGGCCGTAAAAAGCCGCAAAAGGTGATAAAGCGTCCGATGAATCAGATCCTCGCAATGTTTTACGACCTGTCGAACTCGCGCAG ATTCGAAatagcaattttcattttgatatTCCTGAATATGCTGACAATGGGGATCGAGCATTACGATCAGCCGCATCCGATCTTCTTCGTCCTCGAAGTGTCCAATGCGTTTTTCACGACGGTTTTCGGCTTAGAAGCGATCGTCAAGATAATAGGACTCCGTTACCATTATTTCACGGTCCCGTGGAACCTGTTCGACTTCCTGCTGGTCCTCGCCTCGATCCTCGGGATCCTGATGGAAGATATTATGGTGGACTTCCCGGTGTCCCCGACGCTCCTGCGAGTAGTCAGAGTGTTCAGAATCGGTCGAATCTTGAGGCTCATCAAAGCCGCGAAGGGAATTCGCAAGCTGCTCTTCGCTCTGGTGGTCAGTCTTCCGGCGCTGTTCAACATTGGCGCGCTACTGGCCTTGATTACCTTCATTTACGCGATCATTGGCATGTCGGTCTTCGGGCATGTTAGAAAACAGGGGGCTCTTGACGATATG GTAAACTTCGAGACATTCGGTAGAAGCATGCAATTACTGTTTCGATTAATGACATCTGCCGGCTGGAACGACGTGCTGGAGTCTCTGATGGTACAGCCACCAGAATGTGATCCAACTCCCACCAGTCGTCAACTGAATGGGAACTGTGGATACCCTCTTCTGGCAATAACCTATTTCACCTCGTTTATCATAATTAGTTATATGATCGTCATCAACATGTACATTGCTATTATCCTTGAGAACTTCAATCAAGCCCATCAAGAAGAGGAGATCGGCATTGTCGAGGATGACCTGGAAATGTTCTACATCCGTTGGTCCAA ATATGATCCACACGCAACGCAATTCATCAACTTCTCTCAGCTGAGCGACTTCATAGCGAGCCTAGACCCGCCATTAGGAATATCGAAGCCCAACATGGTCGCGTTGGTCAGCTTCAATCTTCCTATCGCGAAAGGCAACAAGATTCATTGTCTGGACATTCTGCATTCACTTGTCAAGCACGTTCTTGGGCACGTGGAGGAGTCCGAGGACTTCCGTAAGCTACAAGAGCAGATGGACATCAAGTTCAAGAAGCAATTTCCCACTCGCAAAGAGCTGGAAATTGTTTCTTCAACGAGAATGTGGAAGCGACAGGACAAGGCAGCCAGATTGATTCAGCGCACCATTAGAGAATTCATAGC AGCGAAGAAGGAGCGCGAGAGAATGGCCCAGGAGGTGGACTCGCAAACACAAACGTCGAGTCCCGGTGTTGGGAATGAGGGTAGGGGCGGGGGTGGATGGAGTGGCAAGGTGTCGGCTTTCCTTCACGTGCACAGAGGCAGCCGAGCCAGTAGCCGCAAGTCCTCGAGAGCCAGCGACGCCAGCGATCTCAGCGAGCTCGGTACCGCCTCAGCGTGGATTTTTCCGAATTTGCCTCTGCTGTTACTCTCCGGCGCCACCGGTACTCATGAGGACCTGCCTCCTCCCGCTCTGACCGTATCCCGTCCCTCGCCGACCACGGAACAACAATCGTTTGCTGGGGCCTCCGTTGCTAGCCCTACATCCTCCGATCTACAAACCAG ACAAAACGCCACCAGTATGCATATGTACGCAAGTCTAACAGACGAAATTCTCGCGCTTCTCGAAAACCAATCTCCACCGCGCATGCGTCG ATCGATCGGTGGTCCGACCCTCGGCCGGCAGGACGCCGTCGAGAGTTACCCCGACGAGGAAGTACCAAGTCTTCCTGTGAAGCGCAGATCGCTCCCACCAAGCGCGACGACGCTCTCCCTAAACACGTTGCACCGTGACATCAAAGAAGCATTTAGCAGACGTTGCGGTAGCCttcgaaagaaacatcaaccAGCTCCCGAACCAGTTCCGCTGCCAATCGAATCGACCGACGTAAGCATACTCGTCACGGAACCTAGTCCAGAGAACTCGGTGCCGCCGACGAGGCCGGCACTCCTTAGACGACAATCCGCCGCCACGGTCGTTCACGTCCTCGTCCACAGGGAGAGCGAGGAGTACCGAGACACCCAGCCCGACGATACTACCAGTTGA